In a single window of the Gossypium hirsutum isolate 1008001.06 chromosome D02, Gossypium_hirsutum_v2.1, whole genome shotgun sequence genome:
- the LOC107910645 gene encoding proline--tRNA ligase, cytoplasmic — protein MLDKIQQNLFDVAKQKRDACIEVVKTWDEFVKALGQKKLILAPWCDEEEVEKDVKARTRGEMGAAKSLCTPFEQPELPEGETPFKERL, from the exons ATGTTGGATAAGATTCAACAGAACTTATTCGATGTGGCAAAACAAAAAAGAGATGCCTGCATTGAAGTTGTAAAAACGTGGGATGAGTTTGTAAAAGCTCTTGGGCAAAAGAAACTGATCTTAGCTCCTTGGTGTGATGAGGAG GAGGTGGAGAAAGATGTGAAAGCTCGAACAAGGGGTGAGATGGGAGCAGCTAAGTCTCTTTGTACCCCATTCGAACAGCCTGAACTCCCAGAAG GTGAGACACCGTTTAAGGAAAGATTATGA